A DNA window from Brassica napus cultivar Da-Ae chromosome C1, Da-Ae, whole genome shotgun sequence contains the following coding sequences:
- the LOC106350753 gene encoding calcium-transporting ATPase 8, plasma membrane-type-like isoform X6: MKSPQRSSDDLEAGGDIPKSRNHSRRRGRGIFVAVDASIRFKSAMGCEKEIELGSHDQPTAKDVKLSQLEEQPVQVEIELPASYPDEFGIRLEELVSISCDGGLSVLKRFDGVSGLSPLLHTDLDKGICGTHEDIRRRRNKFGSNEYPLKKERNFWMFLGEASRSFTLIVLVLAALASLLLQIKTKTISHEWYDEAGIIVAVILVIFVTAISNYNQSLQFEKLNDEKRNICIEVTRNGRLVEVPIYDVVVGDIIPLKSGDQVPADGVLVSGYSLQIGEYETMGTNRTVHKDTDIDPILISGSKVEDGIGRMLVTSVGMNTQWRMPMACIPLYTGEETPLQVHLNRVVIAFGLISISVALVVFLIESCLCFMGRTKNTDGSPMFDAGKTTLDEKIDMVIKFIILGVTIIVVAVPEGLPLAVTLNIAYMTRKLLGEKVLVQKLSACEAMGSATTIVCHKTGILTLNQMEVVDVCAGRVRTHNLDTMAAELSPLLISLITEGIALNTNGSVYHPEGQSEPEVFGSATERAILNFGVKLGMNFDEIKSKSTIFRVSPFNSRRKRRGVAVQLHDSQVRVHWKGAAKTILASCQWYMDKDNIAAMDQEKRFYFEKTIDEMSKEGLRCAALAYRKFTDGDIPESNLVLLAIIGIKDSCRPGISRAIQQCRNAGVKVCMVTGDDLLTAKAIAMQCGILRGTLDEPANTAILASEFASMSEADREEIAENIVVMGRSSPDENLLLLEALKKKGHVVAATGKGIRDAPSLRQANISLAMGIGGTAIVKECSDIIILEDNFTSIVKVIQWGRFLYTNAQRFLQFRLTVNASALIICVVVAVHSHEIPLNVAQLLWINLLTFTFGAWALASEPPMDNLMRRPPVRKGEPFITKLMWAKFVAQVSFQVSALLYLNFRGESILKLENKSLDQANKVKNTVIFNCFVFCQVFNEVECRTSYQGNTFSGILKNHLFLGTILLNVILQIIVIECLGIFFYTARLNLKQWLISIGIGFFSQVIGRFPFQAFPYLRNEDHI, encoded by the exons ATGAAATCACCTCAGCGCAGTTCTGATGATTTGGAAGCCGGCGGCGATATTCCCAAGTCCCGGAACCACTCTCGCCGCCGCGGCAGA GGTATTTTTGTTGCGGTTGATGCTTCTATACGTTTTAAGTCTGCTATGGGTTGCGAAAAGGAAATTGAGCTCGGATCTCATGATCAACCTACTGCAAAG GATGTTAAACTATCTCAGTTAGAGGAACAACCAGTACAAG TTGAAATTGAACTCCCAGCCTCGTATCCAGATGAATTTGGTATCAGATTGGAGGAACTTGTTTCTATATCCTGTGATGGTGGTCTAAGTGTTTTAAAGCGATTTGATGGG GTTAGCGGATTATCACCTCTGTTGCACACCGATCTAGACAAGGGTATCTGTGGTACTCATGAAGACATACGGAGACGAAGGAACAAATTTGGATCCAACGAATATCCTTTGAAGAAAGAAAGGAACTTTTGG ATGTTTCTCGGGGAAGCAAGCAGAAGTTTTACTTTGATCGTCTTGGTTCTTGCTGCACTGGCTTCTCTGCTGCTGCAAATAAAAACTAAG ACTATCAGTCATGAATGGTATGACGAAGCTGGCATCATTGTTGCAGTTATCCTTGTCatctttgtgacag CTATCAGTAATTACAACCAGTCTCTTCAGTTTGAAAAGTTGAATGATGAGAAGAGAAATATATGTATCGAG GTTACTAGAAATGGAAGACTGGTCGAAGTTCCGATTTATGATGTAGTTGTTGGCGATATTATACCTCTTAAAAGTGGTGACCAG GTGCCTGCAGATGGTGTCTTAGTTTCTGGGTACTCGCTTCAGATAGGTGAATATGAAACCATGGGAACTAACAGAACG GTTCACAAAGATACAGATATAGACCCAATTCTAATATCCGGATCTAAAGTGGAAGATGGCATCGGTAGAATGCTG GTTACTAGTGTCGGGATGAACACCCAATGGAGGATGCCGATGGCTTGTATTCCACTATATACTGGTGAAGAGACACCGTTGCAG GTGCACCTGAACCGAGTTGTTATTGCGTTTGGCCTAATCAGTATCTCGGTTGCTTTGGTTGTTTTTCTTATCGAGTCATGCCT ATGCTTCATGGGCCGAACCAAAAATACAGATGGTAGTCCGATGTTTGATGCTGGGAAAACTACGTTGGATGAAAAAATAGACATGGTgattaagtttataattttggGG GTTACCATTATAGTCGTGGCCGTGCCTGAAGGACTTCCATTGGCTGTTACTTTGAA CATTGCCTATATGACGAGAAAACTTCTAGGAGAGAAGGTTTTG GTGCAAAAGCTCTCTGCCTGTGAAGCAATGGGGTCTGCAACAACTATTGTATGCCACAAGACCGGGATTTTAACCTTAAATCAG ATGGAGGTTGTTGATGTTTGTGCCGGACGAGTAAGAACGCATAATTTGGATACTATGGCAGCAGAGTTGTCTCCCCTTCTAATCTCGTTGATCACCGAAGGAATTGCCCTGAACACGAATGGGAGTGTATATCATCCTGAG GGACAGTCTGAACCAGAGGTCTTTGGATCAGCAACAGAACGTGCCATTCTTAATTTCGGTGTCAAG TTAGGAATGAATTTTGACGAAATAAAGTCAAAATCAACAATTTTTCGCGTTTCACCTTTCAATTCAAGGAGAAAACGTAGAGGTGTTGCAGTCCAATTG CATGATTCTCAAGTCCGTGTTCATTGGAAAGGTGCTGCCAAGACTATTCTAGCTTCTTGCCAGTGGTACATGGACAAGGACAACATAGCAGCTATGGACCAAGAAAAA aggttttattttgaaaaaaccaTTGATGAAATGTCCAAAGAAGGATTGCGCTGTGCTGCCCTTGCCTACCGAAAATTTACTGACGGAGACATACCTGAAAGCAACCTCGTTCTATTGGCTATCATTGGTATAAAG GATTCTTGTCGGCCAGGCATAAGTCGGGCAATCCAACAATGTCGTAATGCTGGAGTAAAG GTGTGCATGGTGACAGGCGACGACCTTCTGACTGCCAAAGCAATAGCGATGCAGTGCGGGATACTGAGAGGAACCTTAGACGAGCCTGCGAATACAGCAATCTTAGCAAGCGAATTTGCTTCGATGTCAGAAGCAGACAGAGAAGAAATTGCTGAAAATATTGTA GTGATGGGTCGATCTTCTCCTGATGAAAACCTTCTTCTACTTGAAGCACTGAAAAAGAAGGGACACGTGGTTGCAGCAACTGGAAAGGGAATCCGTGATGCTCCGAGCCTGCGCCAG GCGAATATCAGTCTTGCAATGGGCATTGGGGGGACTGCAATTGTTAAAGAATGCTCTGATATCATTATATTGGAGGACAATTTTACTTCGATTGTCAAG GTCATCCAATGGGGACGTTTTTTATACACAAATGCTCAAAGATTTCTCCAGTTCCGGCTAACTGTCAACGCATCAGCTCTAATTATATGTGTTGTTGTGGCGGTTCATTCTCATGAAATTCCCCTAAACGTTGCGCAG CTTCTGTGGATTAATCTTCTCACTTTTACTTTTGGAGCATGGGCCTTGGCATCAGAACCACCAATGGACAACTTAATGCGAAGGCCTCCGGTTCGTAAAGG AGAACCCTTTATAACCAAACTCATGTGGGCGAAGTTTGTTGCACAG GTTTCTTTCCAAGTGAGTGCATTGCTTTACCTAAACTTTCGTGGAGAGAGTATACTAAAACTGGAGAACAAAAGTCTAGATCAAGCTAACAAAGTCAAGAACACAGTTATATTCAATTGCTTTGTCTTCTGCCAA GTATTTAACGAGGTTGAATGTCGAACTTCATACCAAGGAAATACATTCAGCGGGATCCTAAAGAACCATTTGTTCCTTGGAACAATTCTTTTAAATGTTATACTTCAG ATAATCGTGATAGAATGCCTTGGCATATTCTTTTACACAGCCAGGCTTAACTTGAAGCAGTGGCTGATCTCGATTGGAATCGGTTTTTTCAG TCAAGTCATTGGTCGTTTTCCTTTCCAAGCATTTCCTTACCTCCGGAACGAAGATCATATATAA
- the LOC106350753 gene encoding calcium-transporting ATPase 8, plasma membrane-type-like isoform X5, with protein MKSPQRSSDDLEAGGDIPKSRNHSRRRGRGIFVAVDASIRFKSAMGCEKEIELGSHDQPTAKDVKLSQLEEQPVQVEIELPASYPDEFGIRLEELVSISCDGGLSVLKRFDGVSGLSPLLHTDLDKGICGTHEDIRRRRNKFGSNEYPLKKERNFWMFLGEASRSFTLIVLVLAALASLLLQIKTKTISHEWYDEAGIIVAVILVIFVTAISNYNQSLQFEKLNDEKRNICIEVTRNGRLVEVPIYDVVVGDIIPLKSGDQVPADGVLVSGYSLQIGEYETMGTNRTVHKDTDIDPILISGSKVEDGIGRMLVTSVGMNTQWRMPMACIPLYTGEETPLQVHLNRVVIAFGLISISVALVVFLIESCLCFMGRTKNTDGSPMFDAGKTTLDEKIDMVIKFIILGVTIIVVAVPEGLPLAVTLNIAYMTRKLLGEKVLVQKLSACEAMGSATTIVCHKTGILTLNQMEVVDVCAGRVRTHNLDTMAAELSPLLISLITEGIALNTNGSVYHPEGQSEPEVFGSATERAILNFGVKQLGMNFDEIKSKSTIFRVSPFNSRRKRRGVAVQLHDSQVRVHWKGAAKTILASCQWYMDKDNIAAMDQEKRFYFEKTIDEMSKEGLRCAALAYRKFTDGDIPESNLVLLAIIGIKDSCRPGISRAIQQCRNAGVKVCMVTGDDLLTAKAIAMQCGILRGTLDEPANTAILASEFASMSEADREEIAENIVVMGRSSPDENLLLLEALKKKGHVVAATGKGIRDAPSLRQANISLAMGIGGTAIVKECSDIIILEDNFTSIVKVIQWGRFLYTNAQRFLQFRLTVNASALIICVVVAVHSHEIPLNVAQLLWINLLTFTFGAWALASEPPMDNLMRRPPVRKGEPFITKLMWAKFVAQVSFQVSALLYLNFRGESILKLENKSLDQANKVKNTVIFNCFVFCQVFNEVECRTSYQGNTFSGILKNHLFLGTILLNVILQIIVIECLGIFFYTARLNLKQWLISIGIGFFSQVIGRFPFQAFPYLRNEDHI; from the exons ATGAAATCACCTCAGCGCAGTTCTGATGATTTGGAAGCCGGCGGCGATATTCCCAAGTCCCGGAACCACTCTCGCCGCCGCGGCAGA GGTATTTTTGTTGCGGTTGATGCTTCTATACGTTTTAAGTCTGCTATGGGTTGCGAAAAGGAAATTGAGCTCGGATCTCATGATCAACCTACTGCAAAG GATGTTAAACTATCTCAGTTAGAGGAACAACCAGTACAAG TTGAAATTGAACTCCCAGCCTCGTATCCAGATGAATTTGGTATCAGATTGGAGGAACTTGTTTCTATATCCTGTGATGGTGGTCTAAGTGTTTTAAAGCGATTTGATGGG GTTAGCGGATTATCACCTCTGTTGCACACCGATCTAGACAAGGGTATCTGTGGTACTCATGAAGACATACGGAGACGAAGGAACAAATTTGGATCCAACGAATATCCTTTGAAGAAAGAAAGGAACTTTTGG ATGTTTCTCGGGGAAGCAAGCAGAAGTTTTACTTTGATCGTCTTGGTTCTTGCTGCACTGGCTTCTCTGCTGCTGCAAATAAAAACTAAG ACTATCAGTCATGAATGGTATGACGAAGCTGGCATCATTGTTGCAGTTATCCTTGTCatctttgtgacag CTATCAGTAATTACAACCAGTCTCTTCAGTTTGAAAAGTTGAATGATGAGAAGAGAAATATATGTATCGAG GTTACTAGAAATGGAAGACTGGTCGAAGTTCCGATTTATGATGTAGTTGTTGGCGATATTATACCTCTTAAAAGTGGTGACCAG GTGCCTGCAGATGGTGTCTTAGTTTCTGGGTACTCGCTTCAGATAGGTGAATATGAAACCATGGGAACTAACAGAACG GTTCACAAAGATACAGATATAGACCCAATTCTAATATCCGGATCTAAAGTGGAAGATGGCATCGGTAGAATGCTG GTTACTAGTGTCGGGATGAACACCCAATGGAGGATGCCGATGGCTTGTATTCCACTATATACTGGTGAAGAGACACCGTTGCAG GTGCACCTGAACCGAGTTGTTATTGCGTTTGGCCTAATCAGTATCTCGGTTGCTTTGGTTGTTTTTCTTATCGAGTCATGCCT ATGCTTCATGGGCCGAACCAAAAATACAGATGGTAGTCCGATGTTTGATGCTGGGAAAACTACGTTGGATGAAAAAATAGACATGGTgattaagtttataattttggGG GTTACCATTATAGTCGTGGCCGTGCCTGAAGGACTTCCATTGGCTGTTACTTTGAA CATTGCCTATATGACGAGAAAACTTCTAGGAGAGAAGGTTTTG GTGCAAAAGCTCTCTGCCTGTGAAGCAATGGGGTCTGCAACAACTATTGTATGCCACAAGACCGGGATTTTAACCTTAAATCAG ATGGAGGTTGTTGATGTTTGTGCCGGACGAGTAAGAACGCATAATTTGGATACTATGGCAGCAGAGTTGTCTCCCCTTCTAATCTCGTTGATCACCGAAGGAATTGCCCTGAACACGAATGGGAGTGTATATCATCCTGAG GGACAGTCTGAACCAGAGGTCTTTGGATCAGCAACAGAACGTGCCATTCTTAATTTCGGTGTCAAG CAGTTAGGAATGAATTTTGACGAAATAAAGTCAAAATCAACAATTTTTCGCGTTTCACCTTTCAATTCAAGGAGAAAACGTAGAGGTGTTGCAGTCCAATTG CATGATTCTCAAGTCCGTGTTCATTGGAAAGGTGCTGCCAAGACTATTCTAGCTTCTTGCCAGTGGTACATGGACAAGGACAACATAGCAGCTATGGACCAAGAAAAA aggttttattttgaaaaaaccaTTGATGAAATGTCCAAAGAAGGATTGCGCTGTGCTGCCCTTGCCTACCGAAAATTTACTGACGGAGACATACCTGAAAGCAACCTCGTTCTATTGGCTATCATTGGTATAAAG GATTCTTGTCGGCCAGGCATAAGTCGGGCAATCCAACAATGTCGTAATGCTGGAGTAAAG GTGTGCATGGTGACAGGCGACGACCTTCTGACTGCCAAAGCAATAGCGATGCAGTGCGGGATACTGAGAGGAACCTTAGACGAGCCTGCGAATACAGCAATCTTAGCAAGCGAATTTGCTTCGATGTCAGAAGCAGACAGAGAAGAAATTGCTGAAAATATTGTA GTGATGGGTCGATCTTCTCCTGATGAAAACCTTCTTCTACTTGAAGCACTGAAAAAGAAGGGACACGTGGTTGCAGCAACTGGAAAGGGAATCCGTGATGCTCCGAGCCTGCGCCAG GCGAATATCAGTCTTGCAATGGGCATTGGGGGGACTGCAATTGTTAAAGAATGCTCTGATATCATTATATTGGAGGACAATTTTACTTCGATTGTCAAG GTCATCCAATGGGGACGTTTTTTATACACAAATGCTCAAAGATTTCTCCAGTTCCGGCTAACTGTCAACGCATCAGCTCTAATTATATGTGTTGTTGTGGCGGTTCATTCTCATGAAATTCCCCTAAACGTTGCGCAG CTTCTGTGGATTAATCTTCTCACTTTTACTTTTGGAGCATGGGCCTTGGCATCAGAACCACCAATGGACAACTTAATGCGAAGGCCTCCGGTTCGTAAAGG AGAACCCTTTATAACCAAACTCATGTGGGCGAAGTTTGTTGCACAG GTTTCTTTCCAAGTGAGTGCATTGCTTTACCTAAACTTTCGTGGAGAGAGTATACTAAAACTGGAGAACAAAAGTCTAGATCAAGCTAACAAAGTCAAGAACACAGTTATATTCAATTGCTTTGTCTTCTGCCAA GTATTTAACGAGGTTGAATGTCGAACTTCATACCAAGGAAATACATTCAGCGGGATCCTAAAGAACCATTTGTTCCTTGGAACAATTCTTTTAAATGTTATACTTCAG ATAATCGTGATAGAATGCCTTGGCATATTCTTTTACACAGCCAGGCTTAACTTGAAGCAGTGGCTGATCTCGATTGGAATCGGTTTTTTCAG TCAAGTCATTGGTCGTTTTCCTTTCCAAGCATTTCCTTACCTCCGGAACGAAGATCATATATAA
- the LOC106350753 gene encoding calcium-transporting ATPase 8, plasma membrane-type-like isoform X3, which produces MKSPQRSSDDLEAGGDIPKSRNHSRRRGRGIFVAVDASIRFKSAMGCEKEIELGSHDQPTAKDVKLSQLEEQPVQASYPDEFGIRLEELVSISCDGGLSVLKRFDGVSGLSPLLHTDLDKGICGTHEDIRRRRNKFGSNEYPLKKERNFWMFLGEASRSFTLIVLVLAALASLLLQIKTKTISHEWYDEAGIIVAVILVIFVTAISNYNQSLQFEKLNDEKRNICIEVTRNGRLVEVPIYDVVVGDIIPLKSGDQVPADGVLVSGYSLQIGEYETMGTNRTVHKDTDIDPILISGSKVEDGIGRMLVTSVGMNTQWRMPMACIPLYTGEETPLQVHLNRVVIAFGLISISVALVVFLIESCLCFMGRTKNTDGSPMFDAGKTTLDEKIDMVIKFIILGVTIIVVAVPEGLPLAVTLNIAYMTRKLLGEKVLVQKLSACEAMGSATTIVCHKTGILTLNQMEVVDVCAGRVRTHNLDTMAAELSPLLISLITEGIALNTNGSVYHPEGQSEPEVFGSATERAILNFGVKQLGMNFDEIKSKSTIFRVSPFNSRRKRRGVAVQLHDSQVRVHWKGAAKTILASCQWYMDKDNIAAMDQEKRFYFEKTIDEMSKEGLRCAALAYRKFTDGDIPESNLVLLAIIGIKDSCRPGISRAIQQCRNAGVKVCMVTGDDLLTAKAIAMQCGILRGTLDEPANTAILASEFASMSEADREEIAENIVVMGRSSPDENLLLLEALKKKGHVVAATGKGIRDAPSLRQANISLAMGIGGTAIVKECSDIIILEDNFTSIVKVIQWGRFLYTNAQRFLQFRLTVNASALIICVVVAVHSHEIPLNVAQLLWINLLTFTFGAWALASEPPMDNLMRRPPVRKGGAKRITWFCSYLCEFLKWMERKKSKKFPISRSRTKEPFITKLMWAKFVAQVSFQVSALLYLNFRGESILKLENKSLDQANKVKNTVIFNCFVFCQVFNEVECRTSYQGNTFSGILKNHLFLGTILLNVILQIIVIECLGIFFYTARLNLKQWLISIGIGFFSQVIGRFPFQAFPYLRNEDHI; this is translated from the exons ATGAAATCACCTCAGCGCAGTTCTGATGATTTGGAAGCCGGCGGCGATATTCCCAAGTCCCGGAACCACTCTCGCCGCCGCGGCAGA GGTATTTTTGTTGCGGTTGATGCTTCTATACGTTTTAAGTCTGCTATGGGTTGCGAAAAGGAAATTGAGCTCGGATCTCATGATCAACCTACTGCAAAG GATGTTAAACTATCTCAGTTAGAGGAACAACCAGTACAAG CCTCGTATCCAGATGAATTTGGTATCAGATTGGAGGAACTTGTTTCTATATCCTGTGATGGTGGTCTAAGTGTTTTAAAGCGATTTGATGGG GTTAGCGGATTATCACCTCTGTTGCACACCGATCTAGACAAGGGTATCTGTGGTACTCATGAAGACATACGGAGACGAAGGAACAAATTTGGATCCAACGAATATCCTTTGAAGAAAGAAAGGAACTTTTGG ATGTTTCTCGGGGAAGCAAGCAGAAGTTTTACTTTGATCGTCTTGGTTCTTGCTGCACTGGCTTCTCTGCTGCTGCAAATAAAAACTAAG ACTATCAGTCATGAATGGTATGACGAAGCTGGCATCATTGTTGCAGTTATCCTTGTCatctttgtgacag CTATCAGTAATTACAACCAGTCTCTTCAGTTTGAAAAGTTGAATGATGAGAAGAGAAATATATGTATCGAG GTTACTAGAAATGGAAGACTGGTCGAAGTTCCGATTTATGATGTAGTTGTTGGCGATATTATACCTCTTAAAAGTGGTGACCAG GTGCCTGCAGATGGTGTCTTAGTTTCTGGGTACTCGCTTCAGATAGGTGAATATGAAACCATGGGAACTAACAGAACG GTTCACAAAGATACAGATATAGACCCAATTCTAATATCCGGATCTAAAGTGGAAGATGGCATCGGTAGAATGCTG GTTACTAGTGTCGGGATGAACACCCAATGGAGGATGCCGATGGCTTGTATTCCACTATATACTGGTGAAGAGACACCGTTGCAG GTGCACCTGAACCGAGTTGTTATTGCGTTTGGCCTAATCAGTATCTCGGTTGCTTTGGTTGTTTTTCTTATCGAGTCATGCCT ATGCTTCATGGGCCGAACCAAAAATACAGATGGTAGTCCGATGTTTGATGCTGGGAAAACTACGTTGGATGAAAAAATAGACATGGTgattaagtttataattttggGG GTTACCATTATAGTCGTGGCCGTGCCTGAAGGACTTCCATTGGCTGTTACTTTGAA CATTGCCTATATGACGAGAAAACTTCTAGGAGAGAAGGTTTTG GTGCAAAAGCTCTCTGCCTGTGAAGCAATGGGGTCTGCAACAACTATTGTATGCCACAAGACCGGGATTTTAACCTTAAATCAG ATGGAGGTTGTTGATGTTTGTGCCGGACGAGTAAGAACGCATAATTTGGATACTATGGCAGCAGAGTTGTCTCCCCTTCTAATCTCGTTGATCACCGAAGGAATTGCCCTGAACACGAATGGGAGTGTATATCATCCTGAG GGACAGTCTGAACCAGAGGTCTTTGGATCAGCAACAGAACGTGCCATTCTTAATTTCGGTGTCAAG CAGTTAGGAATGAATTTTGACGAAATAAAGTCAAAATCAACAATTTTTCGCGTTTCACCTTTCAATTCAAGGAGAAAACGTAGAGGTGTTGCAGTCCAATTG CATGATTCTCAAGTCCGTGTTCATTGGAAAGGTGCTGCCAAGACTATTCTAGCTTCTTGCCAGTGGTACATGGACAAGGACAACATAGCAGCTATGGACCAAGAAAAA aggttttattttgaaaaaaccaTTGATGAAATGTCCAAAGAAGGATTGCGCTGTGCTGCCCTTGCCTACCGAAAATTTACTGACGGAGACATACCTGAAAGCAACCTCGTTCTATTGGCTATCATTGGTATAAAG GATTCTTGTCGGCCAGGCATAAGTCGGGCAATCCAACAATGTCGTAATGCTGGAGTAAAG GTGTGCATGGTGACAGGCGACGACCTTCTGACTGCCAAAGCAATAGCGATGCAGTGCGGGATACTGAGAGGAACCTTAGACGAGCCTGCGAATACAGCAATCTTAGCAAGCGAATTTGCTTCGATGTCAGAAGCAGACAGAGAAGAAATTGCTGAAAATATTGTA GTGATGGGTCGATCTTCTCCTGATGAAAACCTTCTTCTACTTGAAGCACTGAAAAAGAAGGGACACGTGGTTGCAGCAACTGGAAAGGGAATCCGTGATGCTCCGAGCCTGCGCCAG GCGAATATCAGTCTTGCAATGGGCATTGGGGGGACTGCAATTGTTAAAGAATGCTCTGATATCATTATATTGGAGGACAATTTTACTTCGATTGTCAAG GTCATCCAATGGGGACGTTTTTTATACACAAATGCTCAAAGATTTCTCCAGTTCCGGCTAACTGTCAACGCATCAGCTCTAATTATATGTGTTGTTGTGGCGGTTCATTCTCATGAAATTCCCCTAAACGTTGCGCAG CTTCTGTGGATTAATCTTCTCACTTTTACTTTTGGAGCATGGGCCTTGGCATCAGAACCACCAATGGACAACTTAATGCGAAGGCCTCCGGTTCGTAAAGG TGGAGCCAAGAGGATAACTTGGTTTTGCTCCTACTTATGTGAATTTCTGAAGTGGATGGAGAGAAAGAAGTCCAAGAAATTCCCTATAAGTAGGAGCAGAACCAA AGAACCCTTTATAACCAAACTCATGTGGGCGAAGTTTGTTGCACAG GTTTCTTTCCAAGTGAGTGCATTGCTTTACCTAAACTTTCGTGGAGAGAGTATACTAAAACTGGAGAACAAAAGTCTAGATCAAGCTAACAAAGTCAAGAACACAGTTATATTCAATTGCTTTGTCTTCTGCCAA GTATTTAACGAGGTTGAATGTCGAACTTCATACCAAGGAAATACATTCAGCGGGATCCTAAAGAACCATTTGTTCCTTGGAACAATTCTTTTAAATGTTATACTTCAG ATAATCGTGATAGAATGCCTTGGCATATTCTTTTACACAGCCAGGCTTAACTTGAAGCAGTGGCTGATCTCGATTGGAATCGGTTTTTTCAG TCAAGTCATTGGTCGTTTTCCTTTCCAAGCATTTCCTTACCTCCGGAACGAAGATCATATATAA